Proteins encoded by one window of Haliotis asinina isolate JCU_RB_2024 chromosome 6, JCU_Hal_asi_v2, whole genome shotgun sequence:
- the LOC137287735 gene encoding receptor-type tyrosine-protein phosphatase F-like codes for MTVPSPPKDFWASVNSSSSVTLFWTHADHQDGPTTYYITVWEAANLHSDMFGENKIVSVSGFYNTSVVVGDLRSYWKYNFCITAATPCGNSSVLSLNETIRTNESAPGKVENLHIEQIKDNFTFVAVIFSCPNETERHGDIKYYTLSYEAQVGNHSNVTENPTGLNISAEQPGNVSDFTSTSINSTSIRLSFKPPRYPNGYILGYVLYVHAEDGECQQAVCIICTDCKSHATFRVKHDKCRLSRNVTVRTIETSPTNYDVTSLQSYTNYTFTVAAVNNFSIGINTALVVQTDIDGYPSSKTTINGLLSSWRYMFSIMANTSKGASRPIMFGSSITTQESQPCEVQNLKVSSIPDNFTAVNLTWDCPKETERNGFIRNYTVQCSDSGAMFDGHYEPEDPCDKTHSVILPVRPEHDYTFTVYANAMYRGKPKQSEVFHVTSGKPLKKDTAEIFKSMAAQTSDAATDTSFVISFDPKTLLDGTNGNIIEAGILVMKKSETQQTDPESVTEWDAWKNWYKWKNSGYKGSYRSTPEHYLLQARRRRSASPGERLTSYSVGVDENCESEKDQFCNGPLEPDTTYMVVAVSCTSAGCTSTEPFGNFKTKRTALDDAAPWTIAFGVTTALLLCVIIILVIYFKVVQPAKTKRSRGGAPAAELSLRGTGQSEDTPYDEVAGGSTSDYHNTHVNRCYENEDTKNQHTYESLANQVKDNDMHLYETVQVRL; via the exons TTCCATCACCGCCAAAGGATTTCTGGGCCTCAGTCAACAGCTCATCCAGTGTGACTCTGTTCTGGACCCACGCTGACCACCAGGACGGACCGACCACCTACTACATTACAGTTTGGGAAGCAGCCAACTTACACTCAGATATGTTCGGAGAGAATAAGATTGTCAGTGTCAGCG GGTTCTATAACACATCCGTGGTGGTTGGGGATCTCCGGAGTTACTGGAAATACAACTTCTGCATCACAGCAGCTACTCCATGTGGAAACTCAAGTGTCCTGTCTCTGAATGAAACTATCCGGACTAACGAGTCAG CTCCTGGGAAGGTTGAAAATCTTCACATAGAGCAGATTAAAGACAATTTTACGTTTGTGGCAGTTATCTTCTCTTGTCCCAACGAAACAGAAAGACACGGCGACATAAAATATTACACACTGTCGTATGAAGCTCAG GTAGGAAATCACAGCAATGTGACAGAAAATCCCACAGGATTGAACATTTCAGCTGAAC AGCCAGGGAATGTTTCGGATTTCACGAGCACGTCTATCAACAGCACCTCCATCAGACTCTCCTTTAAACCTCCCAGATACCCCAACGGCTACATCCTGGGATACGTCCTGTATGTACACGCAGAAGACGGGGAGTGCCAGCAGGCTGTGTGCATTATCTGCACTGACTGCAAGTCTCATGCAACCTTCAGG GTTAAGCATGATAAGTGTCGTCTATCCCGAAATGTCACTGTACGAACAATTGAAACGTCTCCCACCAACTATGACGTCACCTCTCTTCAGTCGTACACTAACTACACCTTCACTGTGGCCGCTGTCAACAACTTCAGTATCGGGATTAACACGGCTCTAGTCGTACAGACAGACATTGATG GTTATCCATCATCTAAAACAACCATTAACGGCCTATTGAGCTCATGGAGGTATATGTTCAGCATTATGGCTAATACATCCAAAGGAGCTTCCCGTCCTATAATGTTTGGAAGCAGCATCACAACTCAGGAGTCTC AACCTTGTGAAGTGCAGAATTTGAAAGTTTCATCGATTCCTGACAATTTTACTGCTGTTAATCTCACCTGGGACTGCCCCAAAGAAACAGAAAGGAACGGCTTTATCAGGAATTACACCGTACAGTGTTCAGATTCG GGAGCAATGTTTGATGGTCATTATGAACCAGAGGATCCATGTGATAAGACACATTCTGTCATCTTACCAGTACGACCAGAACACGACTACACATTCACG gttTATGCCAATGCGATGTACAGGGGCAAGCCGAAACAGTCAGAGGTGTTCCATGTCACTTCTGGAA AACCTCTGAAAAAGGATACAGCAGAAATATTCAAGAGCATGGCAGCACAAACTTCAGACGCTGCCACCGATACATCCTTTGTCATCTCTTTTGATCCAAAGACTCTTCTTGACGGTACAAATGGGAACATAATTGAAGCGGGAATTCTTGTAATGAAGAAGAGTG AAACACAGCAAACGGACCCTGAAAGTGTGACGGAATGGGACGCATGGAAGAACTGGTACAAGTGGAAGAACAGTGGGTATAAGGGTTCTTACCGCTCAACTCCAGAACACTACCTGCTACAAgctaggaggaggaggagcgcTTCTCCAG GGGAGCGCCTTACTTCGTACTCGGTTGGTGTGGATGAAAACTGTGAAAGTGAAAAAGACCAGTTCTGTAATGGACCCCTGGAGCCAGATACTACATATAT GGTTGTTGCTGTGTCGTGTACCAGTGCTGGATGCACGTCCACCGAGCCGTTCGGTAACTTTAAAACCAAACGTACAG CACTTGATGATGCCGCACCATGGACGATCGCCTTTGGGGTGACCACAGCTCTCCTGCTTTGTGTCATCATAATCCTtgttatatattt CAAGGTTGTTCAGCCAGCAAAGACAAAGAGATCACGGGGAGGAGCCCCTGCAGCAGAGCTGTCGTTGAGAGGTACTGGACAGAGTGAGGACACCCCTTACGATGAAGTAGCAGGTGGATCTACCAGTGATTACCACAATACACATGTGAATAGATGTTATGAGAATGAAGATACCAAAAATCAACACACATATGAATCGTTGGCCAATCAAGTAAAAGACAACGACATGCATTTGTACGAAACTGTGCAGGTGCGCTTGtga